A window of Candidatus Vicinibacter proximus contains these coding sequences:
- a CDS encoding TonB-dependent receptor produces MKYFILLFCSWWTLSSFAQTGPMIQGRILDEQGQALPGANVSILRITDSVVMRSMQTEMDGKFSLPLRKVGTVLLKFSYVGYEDLLQRVEVADGTMDMGDIPLKNESRTLKEVEIKARAVSVENKGDTTEFNARAYKTNPDANAEDLVTKLPGVVVTDGKVQAQGEDVKQVLVDGRPFFGEDANAALRNMPAEVIDRIQIFDRRTDQSLFTGFDDGNASKTINITTKPEFRNGTFGRAWAGYGSDERWKTGASINFFKDKRRITLLGNLNNINEQNFSSEDLAGVLSGSQGGNRGGSGRGGPGGGGRGPGQGGRGGGPGGSGDQFLVDQRTGIVTTKAFGLNYSDKWGSAEVSGSYFFNQSNNIAENDLIRVFTSPENLGLVYNEIGNNQLDNANHRANFRVEWKIDSANALIFTPRFSLQNSKTIQSVVSSNDFNLSLLNTNNYTNNLQTEYYNFSLPVLYRHNFKLPRRTMSAQFNPSRNNGLNNNLLFSVLEDRLFMTTDTLDQLQDTERKGTNLNSNLSYTEPVGDKSMMMLSYTHVLNNNDADQKTFLSTGQNEIYTLVDTSLSNVFNADYQSHNVNLSYRYQYKAINFNVGTAYQFAELKNAQFFPAEYNLNRRFQNILPDASLQWKFSSSKNLRFNYRTSTNQPSIQQLQEVASIANSLSVSSGNPELLQDFRHNIFMRYQQSDYMKGNNLFALLSVSFADQYIANEYIIPSADTVILGDVFLSRGGQWVRPVNLDGYLSLRSFATYGFPITAVKCNLNLNGGISYVISPSKVNETINENKNLSSNLGFVLSSNISKTLDFTLSASVLLNDFKNSTSPDQNTTNYTQNTGFKIQWQIWKGLVVQTDLNSQINSGLSDDLNQNFVLWNAALAYKFLPKQAGDLRLSVFDLLNQNVSLVRNVREAYYEDVKTNVLQQYVMLSFTYNLKRFTENKSMPGGQGMQRHQ; encoded by the coding sequence TTGAAGTATTTTATTCTTTTGTTTTGTAGTTGGTGGACCTTGTCGTCCTTTGCGCAAACCGGTCCGATGATTCAGGGCCGGATTTTGGATGAACAGGGTCAGGCTTTACCTGGTGCGAATGTATCTATACTCCGGATCACAGACAGTGTGGTGATGAGAAGCATGCAGACCGAAATGGATGGGAAGTTTAGTTTGCCCTTGCGCAAGGTAGGTACTGTTTTGTTGAAATTCAGTTATGTGGGTTATGAAGATCTGCTGCAAAGAGTGGAAGTCGCAGATGGGACAATGGATATGGGAGACATTCCTTTAAAAAACGAAAGCAGGACGCTGAAAGAAGTCGAGATCAAAGCCCGTGCAGTCAGCGTTGAAAATAAAGGCGATACCACAGAATTTAATGCCCGCGCGTACAAAACCAATCCCGATGCAAATGCAGAAGATCTGGTAACCAAATTACCGGGCGTTGTAGTCACCGATGGAAAAGTACAGGCACAGGGAGAAGATGTCAAACAAGTGTTGGTGGATGGCAGACCATTTTTTGGAGAAGATGCAAATGCCGCTTTACGCAATATGCCGGCGGAAGTCATAGACCGTATTCAGATTTTTGACCGGCGCACGGATCAGAGTTTGTTTACCGGATTTGACGATGGAAACGCTTCTAAAACCATCAACATCACGACAAAACCGGAATTCAGAAATGGTACATTTGGGAGAGCCTGGGCTGGATATGGCAGCGATGAAAGGTGGAAAACAGGTGCTTCGATTAATTTTTTTAAAGACAAAAGAAGAATCACTCTTTTAGGCAATCTCAACAACATCAATGAGCAAAATTTTTCTTCAGAAGACCTCGCAGGTGTGCTCAGTGGAAGCCAGGGAGGTAATCGCGGAGGATCTGGCAGAGGAGGGCCGGGTGGAGGAGGCAGAGGACCCGGACAAGGAGGCCGCGGAGGAGGACCGGGAGGATCCGGAGACCAGTTTCTGGTGGATCAGCGGACCGGAATTGTAACCACAAAAGCTTTTGGCCTAAACTATTCTGATAAGTGGGGATCTGCAGAAGTCAGTGGCTCCTATTTCTTTAACCAAAGCAACAATATTGCAGAAAATGATTTGATCAGAGTTTTTACCAGTCCGGAGAATCTTGGCTTGGTCTATAACGAGATTGGTAACAACCAACTGGACAACGCCAACCACCGGGCGAATTTTAGGGTGGAGTGGAAGATAGACAGCGCTAATGCATTAATCTTTACGCCAAGATTCAGTCTCCAAAATTCAAAAACCATTCAATCAGTAGTTTCTTCCAATGATTTTAATTTATCTCTGCTGAATACAAACAACTACACAAATAATCTGCAGACAGAGTATTATAACTTTTCATTGCCGGTATTGTACCGTCATAATTTTAAATTACCCAGGAGGACTATGTCCGCTCAATTCAATCCTTCCCGGAACAATGGACTCAACAACAATCTTCTTTTTTCTGTATTGGAGGACAGGCTGTTTATGACTACCGATACACTCGATCAATTACAAGATACAGAACGCAAGGGTACTAACTTAAACAGCAATCTAAGTTATACCGAACCCGTAGGAGATAAGAGCATGATGATGTTAAGTTATACGCATGTGCTGAACAACAATGATGCAGATCAAAAAACTTTTCTTTCCACAGGACAAAATGAAATTTACACCTTGGTGGATACTTCTTTATCCAATGTTTTTAATGCAGATTATCAAAGTCACAATGTAAATCTGAGTTATCGTTATCAGTACAAGGCTATTAATTTTAATGTAGGAACTGCGTATCAATTTGCAGAATTGAAGAATGCTCAATTTTTTCCGGCAGAATACAATTTAAATCGTCGGTTTCAAAATATCTTACCGGATGCTTCGCTGCAATGGAAATTTTCAAGCAGCAAGAATTTAAGATTTAATTACCGCACATCCACCAACCAACCATCCATACAGCAATTGCAGGAAGTGGCCTCCATTGCCAACAGTCTTTCCGTGAGCAGTGGGAATCCTGAGTTGTTGCAGGATTTTCGCCACAATATTTTTATGCGATATCAGCAGTCAGATTACATGAAAGGAAATAATTTATTTGCTCTGTTGTCTGTCAGTTTCGCGGATCAATACATTGCAAATGAATATATAATTCCTTCTGCGGACACCGTAATTCTAGGGGATGTGTTCTTAAGTCGGGGAGGGCAATGGGTGCGTCCGGTGAATCTGGATGGCTATCTATCTTTGCGATCATTTGCAACCTATGGTTTTCCGATTACCGCTGTAAAATGTAATTTAAATTTGAATGGAGGTATCAGTTATGTCATCAGTCCTTCCAAAGTAAATGAAACCATCAACGAAAATAAAAATCTGAGCTCCAACCTTGGATTTGTTTTATCCAGTAACATCAGCAAAACCCTTGACTTTACGCTTTCTGCATCCGTCCTGTTAAACGACTTTAAGAATTCTACATCCCCTGATCAAAATACCACCAACTATACACAAAATACCGGATTCAAAATTCAATGGCAGATATGGAAGGGTTTGGTTGTTCAGACGGATTTGAATTCGCAAATCAACAGTGGACTGTCTGATGATCTGAATCAGAATTTTGTCTTATGGAATGCCGCACTTGCCTATAAATTTTTACCTAAGCAGGCGGGAGATCTCAGGTTGAGTGTTTTTGATTTGTTGAATCAAAATGTCAGTTTGGTGCGCAATGTAAGAGAAGCCTATTACGAGGATGTTAAAACCAATGTCCTGCAACAATACGTCATGTTGAGCTTTACTTATAATTTGAAGAGATTCACCGAAAATAAGTCGATGCCCGGCGGTCAGGGGATGCAAAGACATCAGTAA
- a CDS encoding DinB family protein yields MLYTELGELPKYFDRYIKLVPEDMHLMDALHKYGPEYYRADLNILNEIGDRVYAADKWSIKDILQHLFDAERVFTYRAMCFSRAEKIQLPSFDEDVYAKEARATHRHLEDLFDEMHLLRQSTIALFSSFDTHHLQSSGQTVSASISVPAIGFTLAGHFIHHKNVLVERYYPIINKI; encoded by the coding sequence ATGCTTTATACAGAATTGGGAGAATTGCCAAAATATTTTGATCGCTACATTAAATTGGTACCGGAGGACATGCATCTTATGGATGCATTGCATAAATATGGTCCGGAATATTACAGGGCAGATCTAAATATCCTAAATGAAATTGGAGACAGAGTATATGCTGCCGACAAGTGGTCCATCAAAGACATTCTTCAACATTTATTTGATGCGGAAAGGGTCTTTACTTATCGTGCAATGTGTTTCAGCAGAGCTGAGAAAATTCAGCTTCCCAGCTTTGATGAAGACGTTTATGCCAAGGAAGCCAGAGCCACACATCGGCATCTGGAGGATTTATTTGACGAAATGCATTTGTTGCGTCAATCTACCATTGCACTTTTTTCATCATTTGACACGCATCATTTACAAAGCAGTGGACAAACCGTTAGTGCAAGCATCTCTGTTCCTGCCATTGGCTTTACCTTGGCAGGACATTTCATTCATCATAAAAATGTATTGGTGGAGCGTTATTACCCGATCATAAATAAAATTTAA